The Bubalus kerabau isolate K-KA32 ecotype Philippines breed swamp buffalo chromosome 12, PCC_UOA_SB_1v2, whole genome shotgun sequence region CCAATCTCCTTTACTCTGCAGGAAAGGAGATCAACTGTTACAGGGTGGCTGAGCAATGATACTGTGTGTGTCCTAAAAAGTCAATGTGGGGCTGGATTTGCTCCATGATCTTAGAacacaataaaaatgtaatacataATAATCTAAACTAGAAAGTAAGATAATATGGATTATCCCTAGCAGCTAAaacatactgaaatcagattataaggaattaaaaatgaaaagttacctACCGATAGCCAGGCCTTTTAAGATCCGTAAAAACAATTGCAAAATTGAAGTGTGTGCCTTTTTTTCTGGCTTCTGGGTAGACTTCTTTTACTAAACTAGTCAATTCTTTCAAGGTTGCATCCATCCTgaatttaagggggaaaaaaagacaatcagCAATAATATAACAAGGATACTGACATAATGAATTAGTTACATGTGTCTCAATTGCAACTTTGTTAGAAACTGTCACGGTCTCACAACTGACTTAATTTTAAAGCACCTAATAATACTATTTGCCCCCAAATACTATTTCCCCTTATCAGCCTCAGTGTTTGAAATTTTCATGAATGAAGGTAGACTAGACTGGTAGTGTGCTAAAGGGACTTCAGAATTACCCCACTGCCTTTGCTGCTATGCAATATCTCACTGACCTAGTGATTTATCCACTTAAGGATAACTAGTCCAAATTAATCCAAATTATCAAATTAactgtttttcattatttcagaGGCATACTTTTCTACATTTTAGCATCTCTGAAATTGGAATGCATCTTAGAATCAATGTGTCGGGAAAGCATTTTCATAAAGATTCTgcattgttttcctttctgagaCTGAATGTCCTGATGAGTTCTGCAATAGATGGAAAAGCCAACGAAGCACATGGAATTTTTAAGGCTAAGCATAGGCTCCTTTgcgaagaaggcgatggcaccccactccagtactcttgcctggaaaatcccatgggtggaggagcctggtaggctgcaatccatggggtcacgaagagtcggacacgactgagcgacttcactttcacttttcactttcatgcactggagaaggaaatggcaacccactctagtgttcttgcctggggaatccgagggacgggggagcctggtgggctgccctctgtggggtcgcacagagtcagacacaactgaagtgacttagcagcagcagcagcagcagcagcagcattggctcCTTTCACAATATATATTCCTGCCCTGCCAATTTCTATTTGAACTGAGAACTTTATATAGACCTTGAGCCAATATGACACAATCCGGCAAAATCTTCTAAAATATAAGCATCAGGTATTAGGAGCAACAGTCTAAGTTTTTGAACTGTCTTCTTCCCTGACACCTGGGAGCATGAAATGGAGGAAAAGGAACTTGGAAGCAGCACTGTCGAAGGGTGCTATACAGTGACCTGGGATGCAAGGCACCAGTGAAGAGCCCTAAGGCATTAAGCAGGGGATCAAACACCCAAGAAGTCATCTAGTTTAAACTCAGTTCCCTATTTACACCATCTCCACTACATCACACTCAGGTAAAAAACCATGGCTTCAGCTGCACTGAGAGCAAAAAGGCCACAATGATCACATCACCTTTCCTTCTCTACTGCTGAATCCTTCTCAGTACACCCGGAACAACTCTACAGTGTCCCCCAAACATGCCCTTCTTCTCATATGACCATCACCCTCTTAGATGCCCAGGTCACAAACCTAAGAGTGGTAAAGTTCTTCCCACCTCTGGCCTGTTGTTTCTACCTCCTAAAGACAGATcaagtaggacttccctggtggtcccatggttgaCTCTgggattccactgcagggggcacaggtttccatccctgcttggggaactaagatcctgcaagtcttGAAGTGCAGCTAAAAGACAGACcaatctatttttttctccatccCCACCATCAGGCTATACTTAACCTCTCATTATTCAAATCTCTGCAAGAGTTCCTGGTGACTGTAAGGGTCAGTTTTATATGTCAATTTAGGAAAATACAGCTCCTAATTATTCAAACACTAAGGTAGGTGTTTTTGAGACGGGATCAAAAATCtataatcagttgactttaaagTGATTATCCAAGATGATCTGAGTAAACCTCATTCAATCAATCAGTGAGCCTCATTCAATCAGTTGAAAAGGCTTCATACTGGACCTAAGACTTCCCTGAAGAAATTCCAAAAGCTTATGCTGGAGAGTTCCAGCCTGCACCACAGACCTAGGCAATCCCCACTACTATGTGAGCCATTTCTTGCTCTATCTCCTATTGGTCTGTTTTTCTCACTGAACCCTATTTCAGTGATCGAGATAATTCTCTTCCAGTAACCTGTTTAGTGACCACCCAAGCACAAGATCTATCACTTCTGGGGTGGGGTGTTCCCCCAGCTCCAcacagtcccttggactttagCCAATTCAACTAGCTTCTGCTGGGCTCCTCACTCCTCTTTCCTGGACTTATCTCAAGGCCACCTACTTTGGCCCCTCAGTCTATTTCTACAAATTGAGAATCCCCAATATTCCCTCACTGCTGCTTCTGGAACAGCAGGGCTCCATTCTGTCCCTCACCAACATCCAGTCTGTCTTTGGCCACCATTTTGAGGTGTAAGATAAGGTTCTCTTGTTTGGTTGCAGTTTATGGACAGGACAATTGAGAAGGGGatttaattttttgtaatttttttttctttgagagtAGAGAGTGTGGCACAATCTCACCCTCCATCTCCACCCTGAAGTCTTAGCATTTATTCCATCTGCTTTCTTTTGGAGATTGAGTTTACTCTAGAGAGGGGGTGGAACCCTCTTTATACTCTTCAGTCAAATCAAGTATCTGGCAAGTAGGAACTCTTAATTTATTGGAGGAAATATAGACTAATCTATCTGAACAGAAGTGTTCATCAATCTGTTAATAAAAGTTCTTCTCTATAAGTTAAATCGACCTTCCTGAACTGTTTTCCTGGAATAATACTGAACTAGAATCATactagaaatagaggaaaacaacagaatgggaaagactagaaatctcttgaagaaaattagagataccaagggaacatttcatgcaaagatgggctcgataaaggacagaaatggtatggacctaacagaagcagaagatattaagaagacatggcaagaatacacagaagaactgtataaaaaagattttcacaacctagataatcacgatggtgtgatcactgacctagagccagacatcctggaatgtgaagtcaagtgggccttagaaagcatcactacaaacaagggtgatggaattccagttgaactattccaaatcctgaaagatgatgctgtcaaagtgctgcactcaatatgccagcaaatttggaaaactcagcagtggccacaggactggaaaaggtcagttttcattccaatctcaaagaaaggcaatgccaaagaatgctccaactaccacataattgcactcatctcacacgctagtaaagtaatgctcaaaattctccaagccaggcttcagcaatatgtgaaccgtgaacttccagatgttcaagctggttttagaaaaggcagaggaaccagagatcacattgccaacatccgctgggtcatggaaaaagcaagagagttctagaaaaacatctatttctgctttcttgactatgccaaagcctttgactgtgtggatcacaataaactgtggaaaattctgcaagagatgggaataccagaccacctgatctgcctcttgagaaatctctctgcaggtcaggaagcaacagttagaagtggacatggaacaacagactggttccaaataggaaaaggagtacatcaaggctgtatattgtcaccctgtttatttaacttatgtgcagagtacatcatgagaaacactggactggaagaaacacaagctggaatcaagattgccgggagaaatatcaataacctcagatatgcaaatgacgccacccttatggcagaaagtgaagaggcactaaagagcctcttgatgaaagtgaaagaggagagtgaaaaagttggcttaaagctcaacattcagaaaatgaagatcatggcatctggtcccatcacttcatgagaaatagatggggaaacagtggaaagagtgtcagactttatttttttgggctccaaaatcactgcagatggtgactgcagccatgaaattaaaagcagcttactccctggaaggaaagttatgaccaacctagatagcatattcaaaagcagagacattactttgccaacaaaggttcgtctagtcaaggctatggtttttcctgtggtcatgtatggatgtgagagttggactgtgaagaaggctgagcgccgaagaattgatgcttttgagctgtggtgttggagaagactcttgagagtcccttggactgcaaggagatccaaccagtccattctgaaggagatcagccctgggatttctttggaaggaatgatgcgaaagctgaaactccagtactttggccacctcatgtgaagagttgactcattggaaaagactctgatgctgggagggattgggggcaagagaaggggacgacagaggatgagatggctggatggcatcactgactcgatggacgtgagtctgggtgaactccgggagttggtgatggacaaggaggcctggcgtgctgcgattcatgcggtcgcaaagaactggacacgactgagcgactgaactgaactgagaatcatACTACATAAACTTAGCTAAAAGGTGGAACCAATCCCTCGGTGTTCACCAGCAGACAAGTGGACAGACAAGACGTAGAAAAGCCTTCCAATGAAATGTTATTCAGTCAGTCGTAAAAAAGAATCACGTTTTTTCACATCCTTAACCATCAATAAACCTTGATtataagtgaaacaagccagacacaacaaaacaaataccatatgagaGCACTTATATGAAATACTTAAAAAAGGCAGATTCACATAGATACATAGTGGCGAACAGGGGAAATGAAGAATTCCCATTATTATTGCCTACTGGGTACAGACCTTCTGTTGTAGGGAatttaaaagttttgaaaatagtACTGGTTGCACCGAAATGTACcctaaaacaattaaaatgacaAGTGTCACATATTTACATTAGGCATACTTTAAATAATTATACACCTTTTACTGCTACTAAAAAGCCACTATAACGTCAAACCAAGGAACTGCATATGGCTTGCTGTACCTAACGGCCCTAGTCAGATGTGGGTAGGGAAGGTACACAAACATTCAGGTACACAAACCCTCAGTAAACACATCAAAAGCTTCTCCATTAAGCACATCAAAATCCACCCGGTTTCGTTGTTTTGAAGCTGGGGCACCAAAAGCTTAATATTAGCACACGCGCTCTACGAGGCCGACGAGTATCACCCAATAGCACCACTCCCCTCCCCAAATTATTCTAGTGCCACCCTATACCAAGAGCCCCTTGGGAGCCTCTGCGGCACTGGACGACCGACGTGTCACTTCCGTACCCAGCAGTCACCAACAGTGACAGCAGTCCTGGGTCAATTCTTTACAACCCAGAAGTTTCAACGTGAGCGGTCAAAGCGCCACAAGACGAGTTAACACCATTTCCTCACCGAACCTCGACCTCCCGTGAACTGCCTCCAGAGGCCCCGAGCCGAGGAGAGCCCGAAGGCGGCAGGTGGGTCCCCGGCCCCCTGACTCACCAAGTGTAGATCTGCAGCTCGCTGGAGGGCACGTTTCCGCGGGAGAACTCGTCCATGCGGTGGTGGCGGCCGTTGTTGGTGGTGAAGACGCGCAGGAGCAGCGGGCAGGTCTGGGGGCGGGACAGGGGGGAGTCAGGAGGCTGCAAGCGCGGTCCCGACCCTTCCCTCCGGCCCCGCACCGcagccccacctccccagggACCCCTGCATCTCTCCGGACCCTCACCTTCTCCCGATCGATGGGCTTCTCCGGCTCCTTCTTAATTTCCTCCTGGGTAACGCGCGACTCCACCGCCATCTTCCTTCTCCGGCCCGCGAGACGCTCGCTCTGACCTCCGACCCCGGCAGCGAGCATGAGAACCAAGCCTCTCGCGAGGAGACGCTCGAGGTTTTATATATGACCGGTTCGAGGGCGGGGCGTCTCCCGGCGCAGGCGCACTAGCTATGCTAGGCGCTAGCTCGGCAGGCGCGCCTGCGCGTTGGCTCCTGGGAAGGGGCGGGCACTGGCGTCGCGGGCGGGGCGCTGAAGCAGAGTCTCGCGCGCAGAGGGACGGCTTGAGGGACGTGGACGTGGGACTGCGGAAGCTAAGAGTGAGCGCGCGTTGGGAATTGCAGTGGGCAGCTCTCAGGGCGGAGGCCGGGGCGCTGTTGTGTGTACTACAATCGCTAATCGGAAAAGGCGGGTACACCTGATTAGATTAaaatgaggaaaaacaaaacaaaacttaagaGAGAGAAGCCGACTGGGAAGAGACGACCGAGAGGCGTGTGGTGGCCGGAAAGCTGGTGTCCAGAGCGTCCATGGACTCCTGGAGAAAAGCACGGTGGGAAGTGGGGGAAAGAGTTGGAAAGGTGCTTTAAAACGAAGAAGTCCAGGAGTCCGGTCAGCACCGAAGGCTCTGGAGCGCAGGGCTAACCCGGACGCGCTAAAACCACAAGGACTGGCTTttcaggaagaaaagttatgaccaacctagacagcgtattaaaaaacagagacattcctttgccaacaaaggtcagtctagtcaaagctatggtctttccagtagtcatgtatggatgtgagagttggactttaaagaaagttgagccctaaagaattgatgcttttgaactgtggtattggagaactcttgagagccccttggactgcacggagatccaaccagtccgtcctaaaggaaatcagtcctgtatagtcattagaaggactgatgctgaagcggaagctccaatactttggccacctgatgctaagaactgactcacttgaaaagaccctgatgctgggaaatattgaagggagaaggggaaaacaggatgagatggttggatggcatcaccgacacaatggatatgagtttgagcaagttgcgggagttggtgaaggacagggaagcctggcgtgctgcagttcctacggtcgcagagtctgacgccactgggcgactgaactgaactgaatacttcaG contains the following coding sequences:
- the SAP18 gene encoding histone deacetylase complex subunit SAP18, coding for MLAAGVGGQSERLAGRRRKMAVESRVTQEEIKKEPEKPIDREKTCPLLLRVFTTNNGRHHRMDEFSRGNVPSSELQIYTWMDATLKELTSLVKEVYPEARKKGTHFNFAIVFTDLKRPGYRVKEIGSTMSGRKGTDDSMTLQSQKFQIGDYLDIAITPPNRAPPTSGRMRPY